The DNA window AAGAACCTCCTGGCGCTGCcgctgacggcggcggtggttcgACGAGCGGCGCCATGGTCGGCGGCGTGCCGGGCGCGAATGCCATCAACTCGAAGCGCAGGTAGCAGCTGGGCCCGCTGAGGCGGGCGCCGTCCATGTCGGCGCAGCAGACGCCCAGCCAGACCATGTGCGCCGCCAGGCAGCGGCTGCACTCCTCGAGGGTCAGGTCCACCGTGCACTGCGCCAGCCCGTGCAGCGTCGCGTTGGCGCTGACCTGCTCGTCGCCGAACGCGACCCGGGCCGGCgactccgccgccgcagcgagCATCCGGCCGTTCAGCCTCTCCCGCGCTGTGTCCAGAGCCGCCGGGTCGGAGAAATTGTTGGGGTTGGGCACGAGGAAGCGGCGATCGGGCGACATGTCCGCGGCGCCGAAGAAGCTGGCGTTGTCGTAGCGCACGAGGCACTGCGGGTACCAGAGCACCATGTCCCTGCGGCTCGCGCAGCGCGTGCCGGGCAGCTCGGCGGCCGCGGCTGCCAGGCAGGCGGCGCAGTCGGACATCTCGGCGTCCGCGAGGCACGTGGCGAGGCCGTACACCGCGtcctcgcccgcgccggcggcggcgaaggtggCGTTGAGGAAGCTGGCGTTGGCGGCGGCCATGTCCCGGAGGGAGTCCCGGAAGCGGAGCAGGTTGGCCTCGAAGGCGGCGCCGCGgatggaggtggcggcggaggtggagcaGTCGGGGCAGGCGTACCTGCCGTTGGCCTTGGTGCCGCAGAGGTTGGGAgggtcctgctgctgctgggggaGCACTCCGGGGACGAGGAACACCACAGAGACGGCGAgcaaggcagcagcagcagccattGCTTGCTTGCCAAGAGGAATGGGAAGAACAGGTTGACCCGAGGGGAGGCCGGGGGAGGCTTGGCTGGTCTCCGCATTCTGCTATTGCAGGCTCAGGCTCAGGCTCAGGTCAGAGAAGCCGGCTACTCTGACCTGACCCCACACGGCATCTACACAGCAAGTAGTCAGTTGGCGCCATTTGGCAATGTTATCAAGCAAGATCAACCAACCAGGCCACTTGAATTCTCAACTCTATCTATCTGTAATTCTCTCTAAATTACTCTGCTTTGTGAAGCCAGCAGTACACGGTTCGCTTTTAAGATTTAGCACTGATAATCGTTACACAGGTAGGGTAGTAATAAGCATCACTAGCACCAACAAATCATTTGGCCACTGTCTGCATCAACAGGCAACCATCAAGAATGAACATGCAATTCAGATAATGGCAACCATCAAGAATGAACATGTAATTCAGATAATGGCATAATGCTACTGCTAGATAAGCCATGTCATGTCATGCCCCGGGTAGCGCAACCAAGCAAACAACACCTTGGAGATTCAACCACAAAATGAGTCTCCAGTTTCATTAGTGCCATTCAACACCAAAACTCTTTTCTCATATGATATGATGACGATGCATCACCACCAGTGCTTCCATGCTTCCATAAACACAACAGCAAGCAAAAGCATTCAACTCAACTGGATGTAGGTTTGCAGCTTTTCCAGCTCATCCATACTTTCTTAGTACCATATAACATCACAAAATCTCTCTAGTTAATGGGGTGGTATTGTGCCGATACCCGCTTGGGGGGAAGCTTCCGTAGGACGAAGAGGACTAGCGCAGATGGCAATATCTCCGTCAGCTGCACAATGGAAGTACATTTATTAAGAATACTAATGCCACGGATAATAGATGCTACAATAGCGAGGACAAGGCAGTGTTAGCGCTTTTACCGTGTAGTAGAACAAGTCTAGGATTGGATGGTCCAAAACCTCCAGAGATACGTCGGGATCAAATGCAGATAATGCCACCTACCACAGCACACATAAGGAGAAAACATCAGAGGGAAAAAAAGAAGTCCAACGTGTGCAAAATTTCTTTACATGAGGAATGTTTCAAAATCAAATTAAAGCACAAATTCATTCTTCTCACGAATGCAAAGGAACTAGTTGACTATGTTTGGTGGCGTCATGTCCTTATTATACAGGTCAACATCATATGTCCCACTTTCAGATCAACCAAAGGAAGAACCAATCTTCATAATTGCACACTACCAGTCAGTAAGTGAGAACAAAATACTCACCACGACACATCTTATCAGGAAGCAGGTCACACAAATTGCTGTCACAGTCCCAACCTGAGACATTTTGGAAAATGCAACGTCAGAGTGAAAATTATGGAGATATAAATGATAGACCAAATAACCCATGATACGGTATTAAGACACCGGTGAGCGACTAAAATTGTACCTTTCAAAACCAAACAATTTTCAATTATACACATAGATATCATAAACTAATCAGTTAGTCGGTAGACCAACGGCGAATACAACACAAGATTTAACTACAGTTACTAAGCTCCAGAAGACATGTTTCGGACACTGCAAAAGAATTAAGGGTCTGTTTGTTTCCcatggactaaactttagtcccgtcacatcggatgtttggacacCAATTAGGAGTAATAAATATAGgctaattataaaaccaattgcataaatggaggctaattcgcgagacgaatccattaaacctaattagccCATGATTTGACCATGTTGTGCTatagtaaacatgtgctaatgatggattaattaggcttaatagattcgtctcgtgaattagcaccctcttatgcaattagttttatagttagctcaTGTTTAATCCCTCTATTTGgcatccaaacatccgatgtgatcCAGACTAAAAATTATTCCCTCGATCCAAACAACCCCTAAATGTTCAATGCATCTCTATTTGTACTGTTTGTTTAAACATGAGTATGTATAATATTCCCAATTCATAGTGCTAACAGATAATGTGAACCAAATGATAGACCCTAATAGCATTCTACACCAGCAATTTGTTTATCGATCTCCACAGTAGCCTTTCCATGGGCAGTTGAACACGAAAGGTAGCTGTTAAAAGGTCGCAATCACCTCATAAAGCTTCTTTTGCCGCCCCTTTGATTCAATAGGGAAACGTCTCAGCAAGAAGAATAACCTGAAGGGAAACAGCAGCACATTTTTACATAATAGAAATCTAAGGCTGCAAGTTAGTACAAGAGGAAAAGACACTGAAACATCGGGTCACCTTCCACCATATACTGAAAAGCCAAGAAGGGCGACGAAGGAGACAGCTACAATGAAGATTTTGCTGGCCAGCTCAACGGCCGCATTATCATTTATTCCGAGGTATATCCATATGCAAACCTGTCCAGATGTCCAAGCAGAGGTACTGAGTCAAAGGTAGCGAAGAATATTTTGAAAAATCCGGTGGAGTTGAAGTTAAGAAAAAAAAGGCATAAAGAAATTCCATGGACAGGAAGTAAGGGATAGGAGGGAGAGGAATAGACCTGAACTACATATATGATGCTGTTAACGGCAATGTATGCGGGCCTTAGCTTGTCCGTTGGGAGACTCCTAGCCTGCAATTCGAGCAACATTAGTGCTTGTACCATTTATCTTATTTGAGAAGGAAGGATTGAAAGGGGCAGAGGATTTGCAATGAAAGAGTTTAAGACAGGTAGGTACCTGATGGTATATTTCTGCCCAGAATAGGACGAGTAAGGTGTATGTGGAGAAGAAGAGCAAGCCGGGGAGATCAAGTAACACCAGCTTATATACCTGTTGAGGAACACAGACGAGTATGCAGAATCTTGATGTTTAGGTGCAAGAAGAGCACAGTGCATCCATGTTCATACCATATATGAACGCAAAAGAAAAGGTAAAGTTGTAGGCGAAGAAAGAAGGGGAATGGTTTCTTACTTTTGTG is part of the Panicum hallii strain FIL2 chromosome 2, PHallii_v3.1, whole genome shotgun sequence genome and encodes:
- the LOC112881394 gene encoding tobamovirus multiplication protein 1, coding for MRELASSFAAGAAATSGAYSSSASAALRGWWNDVNESRQWQDGAFFSLAAAYALVSAVALIQLIRIQRRVPELGWTTQKIFHLMNFLVNGVRALVFGFHVHVFLLRTKVYKLVLLDLPGLLFFSTYTLLVLFWAEIYHQARSLPTDKLRPAYIAVNSIIYVVQVCIWIYLGINDNAAVELASKIFIVAVSFVALLGFSVYGGRLFFLLRRFPIESKGRQKKLYEVGTVTAICVTCFLIRCVVVALSAFDPDVSLEVLDHPILDLFYYTLTEILPSALVLFVLRKLPPKRVSAQYHPIN